The following DNA comes from Mycobacterium sp. MS1601.
GCGCCCGACTGCTCGAGATCGCCGCGCTTGCGGGTACCCGGGTGATCTGCAGTCAGGGCAAGGTCATTCCCCACCTGATCGACTGGTGGTGCGAACGTGACGGCGTCCGGCCCGACAAGTCACGCAACCGCAAGGGCAGCACCTGGGTGCTGTCACTGGCGGACGGCCGGTTGGTGGCCGCCGATCACATCGGCAGCCCGCTGGCGGACTGAACCCACACGCACGAAGACGCCGCGGGGGTCACTGCCACCCGCGGCGTATCCGATTGTGCTTGTCCTACTTGCGACCGCGCTTGACGGGCGCCTTCTTGGCCGGAGCCTTCTTGGCCGGAGCCTTGGTGGCCGGAGCCTTCTTGGCGGCGACGGCCTTCTTGGCCGGTGCAGCCTTGGTGGCCGGAGCCTTCTTGGCGGGAGCCTTGGTGGCCGGAGCCTTCTTGGCGACCGTCTTCTTGGCCGGTGCAGCCTTGGTGGCCGGAGCCTTCTTGGCGACCGTCTTCTTCGCCGGTGCGGCCTTGGTGGCGGCGACCTTCTTGGCCGGTGCAGCCTTGGTGGCCGGAGCCTTCTTGGCCGGTGCGGCCTTGGTGGCGGCGACCTTCTTGGCGGGAGCCTTGGTGGCCACCTTCTTGGCCGGAGCCTTGGTGGCGGCCTTCTTGGCGGCACCGCGCTTGGCCGGCGCGGCGACCACGCCACGCTTGACGGCGGGGCCGTCGGCCGGGAGACGCTGTGCGCCAGACACAACCGCCTTGAACTGCGCACCCGGGCGGAACGCGGGGACGGAGGTGGGCTTCACCTTCACCGTCTCTCCGGTACGCGGGTTACGCGCGACACGGGCGGCGCGCTTGCGCTGCTCGAAAACACCGAAGCCTGTGATGGTGACGCTGTCGCCCTTGTGCACCGCGCGCACAATGGTGTCGACAACATGCTCGACGGCGGCCGTGGCCTGCCGACGGTCCGAGCCCAGTTTCTCCGTGAGTACGTCGATGAGCTCTGCTTTGTTCATGCAAAATCCTCCGAAGCCAGTGGTCCTGTCTGAACCGACTAGAGGACACGGTAAACCCTGTCAAGGCTGATTTCCAAGAGCCACGCGCAATTTCAGGCCACGCAAAGTGAATTTTCGGCAATCAGCTTGACTCCCTTAGGGGGTCAATCCATCATTTCGGCCCGGATCACAACCGCGTCCGAACCCCCAGGGGCGCCCCGAATTCGGGGCGCCCGGGTCCTCAGAAAGCGGGCAACGTGCGGGGTTTCCACTCCGGGCGAGACGCCTCGAATTTTTCGATTGAATCGAGTTTCCGCAGCGTAAGGCCTATATCGTCGAGTCCCTCGAGCAGTCGCCACGCGGTGTAATCGTCAATATTGAACGGCACCACCACGTCTGCGGCAGTGATATTCCGATCTTGAAGATTCACAGTGATTTCCATGCCGGGGTTCTGCTCGATCAGCTTCCAGAGCAGTTCCACATCATCTTGTGTGACTTCCGCCGCTAACAGCCCCGCCTTGCCGGCATTGCCCCGGAAAATGTCGGCGAACCGCGGCGAGATGACCACCCGGAAGCCGTAGTCCATCAGCGCCCACACCGCGTGCTCGCGGGATGAGCCCGTCCCGAAATCGGGACCCGCTACCAAAACCGAGCCTTTGTCGAAAGGGCTGAGGTTGAGGATGAAACTCGGATCATTACGCCAGGCGGCGAACAAACCATCCTCGAAACCCGTTCTGGTTACCCGCTTCAGGTAGACGGCCGGAATGATCTGGTCGGTGTCCACATTGGACCGGCGCAGCGGAACGCCGATGCCGGTGTGGGTCTGGAAAGCATCCATCGGATTCTCTTCTCTGGGAGCTGGGGAGGTCTTGGGAGGAAATCAGATGTCGAGATCGGCCGGGGAGGACAAGGTGCCCCGAATCGCGGTGGCAGCCGCCACCACCGGCGACACCAGGTGCGTACGACCGCCTTTACCCTGTCGGCCTTCGAAATTGCGGTTGGACGTAGAGGCGCAACGCTCCCCCGGCTGGAGGGTGTCCGGGTTCATGCCCAGACACATCGAGCAGCCCGCCTGCCGCCATTCGGCACCTGCGGACAGGAATACCTCGCTGAGGCCTTCGGATTCGGCCTGGGCCCTGACCCGCATCGAACCGGGCACCACCAGCATCCGCACGCCGTCGGCGACCTTGCGGCCACGCATCACCTCCGCGGCTGCACGCAGATCCTCGATCCGGCCGTTGGTGCAGGATCCGACGAACACGGTGTCGACGGCAATATCGCGCATAGGCATACCCGCTCGAAGGTCCATGTATGCCAACGCCTTCTCGGCCGCTTGCTTGTCGGCGTCGCTGGTCATCATCTCCGGATCGGGAACCGACTCCGACAGAGCGACCCCCTGTCCCGGGTTGGTACCCCAGGTCACGAACGGGCTCAAGGTCGACGCATCGAGGTACACCTCGGTGTCGAATTCGGCGCCGTCGTCGGTACGCAGCTGATCCCAAGCCGCCACCGCGTGATCCCAGTCCGCGCCGGTGGGCGCATGCGGCCGGCCCTTGAGGAACTCATAGGTCACCTCGTCGGGTGCCACCATGCCCGCGCGCGCGCCGGCCTCGATGCTCATGTTGCAGACCGTCATCCGGCCTTCCATCGACAGCGCCTTGATGGCGCTGCCCCGGTATTCGATGACGTGCCCCTGCCCACCACCGGTACCGATCTTCGCGATGACCGCCAAGATGATGTCCTTGGCCGTGACCCCGGCCGGCAGCTGGCCGTCGACGTTGACCGCCATGGTCTTGAACGGTTTCAACGGCAGAGTCTGGGTGGCCAGCACATGCTCGACCTCGGAAGTGCCGATACCCATTGCCAGCGAGCCGAATGCACCGTGGGTGGAGGTGTGGCTGTCACCGCACACCACAGTCATTCCCGGCTGGGTCAGGCCGAGCTGCGGTCCGATGATGTGGACGATGCCCTGCTCTGCATCTCCCATGGGGTGCAGCCGGATACCGAACTCCTCGCAGTTGCGCCGAAGCGTCTCCACCTGGGTCCTCGACACGGGGTCGGCAATCGGCTTGTCGATGTCGATGGTGGGGACATTGTGGTCCTCGGTGGCGATTGTCAGATCAGGGCGGCGCACCGGGCGCCCGGCTAGGCGCAGTCCGTCGAAGGCCTGTGGGCTGGTGACCTCGTGCACGAGGTGCAGATCGATGTAGATCAAGTCGGGTTCGCCGTCGACTGAGGCGACGACGTGGTCGGCCCACACCTTCTCGGCCATGGTCCGTGGCTTCTTCTGCTCGTTGGCCATCACATCTCGATTCATCTGGTTCCACCCGCACGAGACTGGGAAACCCTGGGCTGGTTATCTCAACATGCGGGACGCTAGTATCTCTCTGTGAGACAGGATAGCGGTATCGGGGTTCTCGACAAAGCGGTGGGAGTACTGCATGCAGTCGCCGAGTCTCCCTGCGGCCTAGCGGATCTGTGCGAGCGCACCGGCTTGCCGCGAGCCACTGCACACCGACTGGCCTCAGGCCTGGAGACTCACCGACTACTCGCGCGCGACGCCGACGGCCGCTGGCTGCTCGGCCCGGCCATCAGTGAGCTCTCGGCTCATGTCAACGATCCCCTGCTGTCGGCAGGCGCCGCGGTGCTTCCCCGGCTTCGGGAGATCACCGGCGAGAGCGTCCAGCTGTACCGCCGTGACGGCACCAACCGGATCTGCGTCGCCGCCCTGGAACCGCCTGCCGGACTGAGGGATACGGTGCCCGTTGGTACCCGCCTGCCGATGACCGCCGGATCGGGAGCCAAGGTGTTACTGGCCTATGCCGACCCAGCCACCCAACAGGCGGTGCTGCCGTCGGCGATGTTCACCGACCGCACACTGGCCGAGGTCCGCAAACGGGGCTGGGCGCAGAGCGCGGCCGAACGCGAGGCCGGGGTGGCCAGCGTCTCGGCTCCGGTGCGCGACGCCCGAGGCGCTGTGATCGCAGCGGTGTCGGTGTCAGGACCCATCGACCGGATGGGACGCCGTCCCGGCGCCCGCTGGGCGGCCGACCTGCTGGCGGCATCGGAGGCCTTGACCCGCAGGCTGTGAGACAGCCGTCAAAAGTGGTCTGCGACACTCACAGGATGGGAACCAACCAGCGCTCACAGATCACGATGTCCCCCGACGAAATCACCGAATTTGTCGTCACCAGCCGCACCGGAACACTGGGCACCATCGGAGCCGACGGCCAGCCCCACCTGGTGGCCATGTGGTACGGCGTGCTCGACGGTGAGATCTGGCTGGAGACCAAGGTCAAGTCACAGAAGTCGGTGAACCTGTTGCGAGACGCGCGGTTCACCTTCCTCATCGAGGACGGCGACACCTACGACAGCCTGCGCGGAGTCTCGTTCGAGGGACGAGCCGAGATCATCGACGATCCGGAGACGTGTTTCCGGGTGGGCGTCAGCGTCTGGGAGCGCTACACGGGCCCGTATTCCGAGGACATGAGGGCGGGCGTCGAGATGATGATGAACAAGCGTGTGGCGGTCCGCCTGGTGAGCACACGCACCCGCTCCTGGGATCACCGCAAGTTGGGGCTTCCGCAGATGCCACTGTCGGGGTCGACCGCACCCGGTGGGCAATAGGAGGCTGGATTGGACTGGTAGCCCCGATGGGATTCGAACCCACGCTACCGCCGTGAGAGGGCGGCGTCCTAGGCCGCTAGACGACGGGGCCAGAACCAATCCGTGTGGTTCACCGCCGCGTTACTGGCGGGTGAACCGGAGAGCCAGCATAGCTCAGCGCCGTGCGCTGACCTAATCGAACAACTCTCGCTGGGGTACCAGGACTCGAACCTAGAATGAGGGAATCAGAATCCCTAGTGTTGCCAATTACACCATACCCCAATACGACTCAAAACAGCTGGTCAGCGCCATTTTCCGCGATGTTCGCGCGGGGCGGGGGCGCCGTGCCGGCTGTGGTGGGCCGACGAAGAGACTACCAAAGATTTCAGGCGGGATTTACCAGCCCCACCCAACACCTCATCCCGCTTCACCCCTGGGCGCGTCCCGCAACCGCGCCAGGCTGCGATCACGCCCCAGCAGCTGCAGGGATTCGAACAGCGGCGGACTGACCGACGACCCGGTGGCCGCCACCCTGATGGGGCCGAACGCTTTTCTGGGCTTGAGCTCGAGACCGTCGATCAGCGACGACTTCAACGCGGTCTCGATGTTCTCGGTGGTCCAGTCGGTCACCGCGTCCAGGGCACCCACCGCGGCATCGAGCACCGGCGCCGCACCCACACCCAGTTCCTTGGCTGCCGCTTTCGGATCCAGGGCATAACTGCCGTCGTCGAGGAACTTCAACAACCCCCAGGCGTCGCTGAGCACCACGATGCGGGTCTGCACCAACGCCGCCGCCTCGGCGAAGCCTGCGGCGTCCAGTCCGGTGTCGTGGCCGTGTGCGGCGAAGAAGTCACCCAGCCGGGCCGCGAAGTCCTCCGCAGACAGTTTCCGGATGTGTTCGGCGTTGATGGCATCGGCCTTCTTCTGGTCGAAGCGCGCCGGGTTCGAATTGACGTTGCGGACGTCGAAGGCGGCCACCATCTCGTCGAGGCTGAACACGTCGTGGTCGTCGGCGATACCCCAGCCCAGCAGGGCCAGATAGTTCAGCAGTCCCTCGGGGATGAATCCGCGGTCTCGGTGCAGGAAAAGGTTGGACTGCGGGTCCCGCTTGGAGAGCTTCTTGTTGCCGTCCCCGAGAACACTTGGCAGATGCGCGAACTCGGGCACCCGGTCGGCCACCCCGATCCGGATGAGAGCCTGGTACAGCGCGATCTGCCGCGGAGTGGACGGCAGGATGTCCTCGCCACGCAACACATGGGTGATCTTCATCAAGGCGTCGTCCACCGGGTTGACCAAGGTGTACAACGGATCCCCGCTGCCGCGGGTGATCGCGAAGTCCGGGACCGAGCCGGCGGCAAAGGTTGTCGGGCCGCGTACCAGGTCATCCCAGGAGAGGTCCTCGTCCGGCATCCGCAGTCGCAGGACAGGACTGCGCCCCGCCGCACGGAACTCCGCGCGCTGGGCGTCGGTCAGATCGCGGTCGTAGTTGTCGTAGCCCAGTTTGGGGTTGCGGCCCGCTGCAAGGTGCCGAGCCTCGACCTCCTCGGGGGTGGAGAACGCCTCGTAGACCTCGCCCGCCTCTACCAGTCTGGCCACCACATCGCGGTAGATCTCGCCGCGCTGCGACTGCCGATACGGCGCATGGGGACCGCCGATTTCGGGGCCCTCGTCCCAGTCCAGTCCGAGCCACCGCAGGGCATCGAGGATGGCGGCGTAACTTTCGGCACTGTCGCGAGCGGCGTCGGTGTCCTCGATCCGGAAGACGAAGTCTCCACCGGTGTGTCGCGCGTACGCCCAGTTGAACAGTGCGGTGCGGACCAGGCCGACGTGCGGGGTCCCCGTCGGGGACGGGCAGAACCGAACTCGAACTTTGGTCATTATTTGCCTTTGCGTACAACGGGATTGGACAGGGTTCCGATGCCCTGGACGGTGATGTTCACGGTGTCGCCGTTCTCGATCGGCCCCACACCTTCTGGCGTGCCGGTCAGAATCAGATCGCCCGGTAGCAGCGTCATCACCGCCGACACCCATTCCACGATGGCGCCGACGTCGTGGAGCATCAGCGACGTCCGGCTGCGCTGACGCACCTCACTGACCCCGGACCTGACCACGGAAGTCTCCAGTTGGAGATCCGACGGATCGAGGTCGGTGACGATCCACGGACCCACCGGACAAAACGTGTCGTGACTCTTGGCCCGCGTCCACTGCCCATCCTGCTGCTGCTGATCCCGCGCCGACACGTCGTTGGCGATGGTGTAGCCGAGGATGTTCTCGGCCGCCCTGGCGGCAGGCACGTCCTTGCAGGGTCTGCCGATCACGATGGCCAGCTCACCCTCGTGGTGCACGGGAAAAGCGTCGGCGGGCAGCATGATCGGCGCATTCGGACCGACGATCGAAGTATTGGGCTTGAGGAAGATCACTGGATCCTCGGGCGCCTCGCCACCCATCTCCTCGGCGTGGGCGGCGTAGTTCTTGCCCATCGCCACCACCTTGCTCGCCAAGATGGGCGCCAGCAGGCGGACATCGGCCAGCGGCCAACTCCGGCCCGTGAAAGTCGGCGTACCGAAGGGGTGCTCGGCGATCTCTCGCACCACCGCATCTCCTGGTGACGAGCCGTCTCCGACGTCTCCCTCGATGCTGACAAAGGCAACCCCATCGGGGCTGGCAATCCGACCCAAGCGCATGGCGCCAGCCTAGTGGTTCTCAAATACCGAGACGCAAGTTCAGCATATTGAGACGTCGTGGCAGCATGGCGCCATGCCCACGTACCCGATCAGTTCCGCACGCCGCTGGTCGATGCTGGTGATTGCACTGCTCTCCACGCTCTTTACCAATGTGTTCATCAACGGGGCCGCGTTCCTGATCCCCACGCTGCATTCCGACCGCGGGCTCGACCTCGCCGCCGCGGGACTGATGGCGTCGCTGCCCAGTTTCGGGATGGTCACCACGCTGATCGCCTGGGGCTACGCGGTGGACCGCTTGGGTGAGCGAATCGTGTTGACGGCAGGGGCCGCACTGACTTCCGCCGCCGCGTTCGGCGCGGCGGCGATGGACTCGCTGCTGGCCATCGGTGTGCTGCTGTTTCTGGGCGGGATGGCCGCGGCGAGTTCGAATGCCGCCAGCGGCCGACTGGTGGTCGGTTGGTTCCCGCCACATCAGCGCGGGCTGGTGATGGGCATCCGACAGACGGCGGTGCCGCTGGGAGCCGGCTTGGGCGCCTTGGTGATTCCAGGTCTGGCCGCCGCCGACGGTATCACCGCTGCCCTGCTGTTTCCCGCGATCGTCTGCGCGGTCTCGGCGGTGATCTGTGGCATCGGAGTGCTGGATCCGCCGCGGCCGCCGCGGTCGGAGGCCCCGGCCGAGGACCTGAGCAATCCCTACCGCGGGTCCTCCACGTTGACCCGGATCCACCTGGTGTCGGTCCTACTCGTCATCCCTCAGGCCTTGGTGTGGACCTTCACACTGGTGTGGCTGATCGCCGACCGTGGCTGGTCACCCACGGCCGCAGGCCTGTTGGTGGGCGCGGCACAGTTGTTGGGCGCCAGTGCCAGGGTGGCAGCCGGCTACTGGTCGGACCGGGTGGGAGCACGGCTGCGGCCCATCCGCTCGATCTCGGTGGCCGCGGCCGTGACCATGGGACTGCTGGCGCTCACCGACTGGCTGGACACGCCGGTCAGCATCGGCTTCATGCTCCTGGCATCGGCGATCACGGTGTCCGACAACGGATTGGCCTTCACCGCGATCGCCGAGATCGCCGGACCGTTCTGGAGTGGTCGTGCACTGGGGACCCAGAACACCAGCCAACACCTCACCCAGGCGCTTTCGGCACCGCTGTTCGGCGGCCTCATCGGAATGGCCGGTTACCCGGCGGCATTCGCCGTCTGCGCGCTGTTCCCGCTGCTGGCGGCGCCCCTGGTTCCGGTGGATGCGGACCCGCTACGTCCGGCGCCCCCTGCCGGGTAACACCAGCAGCGCTGCAACCAGAAAGCACAACGCGCCCAGGAACGTTCCGAGATCGGCGGCGGTGGCGTTCTCCGTCGACCCGGTGGTGAACACGAACGCACCCAGCGCCGACACACCGAACGCCACGCAGCCCGCCATGTTGACCCACGCCGCCAAACCCTCGCGCGAGAACACCGCCGTCAGTGCCACCAACCCGAGCCCCCCGCTGACCAGGAAGGCCACCGATCCTCCTGCGTCCGGCGCCCACACGAACCGTCGCTCGGTGCTCACCGCCGTAGCCCACACCGCGGCACCGGTACTGACGTTGAACAGCAGGGTGCCGGCGAATTGAGTGGCCGCGCAGAACCATTCAGCTCGACGAGTGGAATTCGCGAGGGCCAGCTGCATCCAACCGGCGGTGGTGAAGAACCACGAACCCACGAAGCACAACACGTTGGCCGCCACCGCCGGCGGACCCACGTCGGGAACCGTGGCCACGGCGAACAGCGTCGACCCGATGGCGAACAGCCAACACTGCCGAGGCAGTGAAGCGAACCGCGCTACAACAGCCCCACGATCCGCGCGCCGACCTCCGACGTCGAGAACTTCTGGCCGTCGAGTGTCGCCAGGTGCTTCTCCACGGCGCTGTCCACCCGGGCAGCGGCCTCGGTCTCGCCGACATGCGCCAGCAGCAATGCCACCGACATGATGGCGGCCGTGGGATCGGCGATGCCCTGGCCGGCGATGTCGGGCGCACTGCCGTGTACCGGCTCGAACATCGACGGGTTGGTGCGAGTGGCGTCGATGTTGCCGCTGGCGGCCAAACCGATGCCACCGGCGACCGCGGCGGCGATGTCGGTGATGATGTCGCCGAACAGGTTGTCGGTGACGATCACGTCGAACCGGCCCGGGTCGGTCACCAGGTGGATGGTGGCGGCGTCGACGTGCTGATAGCCCACTTCGACATCCGGGAACTCCTGCCCCACCTCGGTGACGATGCGTGACCACAGCTTGCCCGCGAAGGCCAACACGTTGGTCTTGTGCACCAGGGTCAGGTGCTTGCGACGGGCCTGCGCGCGCACGAACGCGTCGCGGACCACCCGCTCCACCCCGAAGGCGGTGTTGAGGCTGACTTCGGTGGCCACCTCGTGCGGAGTGCCGGCGCGGATGGCGCCGCCGGTGCCGGTGTAGGGCCCCTCGGTGCCTTCGCGCACCACCACGAAGTCGATGGACGGATCTCCGGCCAGCGGGCTGCTGACACCCGGGTACAGCTTCGACGGTCGCAGGTTGATGTGGTGATCGAGCTCGAACCGCATGCGCAGCAACAAGCCCCGCTCGAGCACCCCGCTGGGCACCGACGGGTCGCCGATGGCGCCGAGCAGGATCGCGTCGTGACCCTTGAGCTCGTCGATCAGGCCGTCCGGCATCACCTCGCCGGTGGCGTGGTAGCGCTTGGCGCCCAGGTCGTAGCTGGTCTTGTCGACACCGGGCAACACCGTGTCGAGGACCTTCACGGCTTCGTCGATGACCTCGGGGCCGATGCCGTCACCGGCAATCACTGCAAGTTTCACGTCAGATCAACCACTTCCAGGGTCACGGCGTCGACGGCCGCACCGAGTGCGGAACGGACATCGGTGGGAACGTCGCGGTCCAGCCGCAGCATGATGGTGGCGCCAACACCCTCGGCGTCCTGGCTCAGCTGTGCGGCGATGATGTTGACCTCGGCGCCACCCAGGAGTGTGCCGATCTTGCCGAGCGCACCGGGCTGGTCGTTGTAGTTGACGATCAGGTTGACGCCCTCGGCGCGCAGATCGAAGTTGCGTCCGTTGATCTGGACGATCTTCTGCACCTGCTGCGGACCCGACAACGTGCCCGCCACATTGTTGGTCGAGCCGTCGGCGTACACCGCGCGCACGTCGACGACACTGCGGTGGTTCGGGCTCTCGGTGGCGGTGCTCAATTCGGCGACCACACCGCGCTCGGCGGCCAGCGCCGGTGCGTTGACGAACGTCACCTGGTCTTCGATCACCGCGGAGAACAGTCCACGCAGCGCCGAAAGCCGCAGCACCTCAACCTCTTCGGAGGCGAGTTCGCCGCGGACCTGAACGGACAGCGACACCGGCAGCTCGGCGGACAGGGCGCCCAGCAGCACACCGGCCTTGCGCACGATCTCCAGCCAGGGCGCCACCTCCTCACCGACCACGCCGCCGCCGACATTCACCGCGTCGGGCACGAACTCGCCGGCCAGCGCCAGTCGCACGCTGGCGGCAACGTCGGTACCGGCACGATCCTGGGCCTCGGCGGTGGAGGCACCCAAGTGCGGGGTCACCACCACCTGAGGCAGCTCGAACAGCGGGCTGTCGGTGCACGGTTCGGTGGAGAACACGTCCAGGCCGGCAGCGCGGACGTGGCCGGCGGTGATCGCGTCGGCCAGCGCGTGCTCATCGATGAGGCCACCGCGGGCGGCGTTGACGATGATGACGCCCGGCTTGGTCTTGGCCAGCGCTTCCTTGCCGATCAGACCCGCGGTCTCGGGGGTCTTCGGCAGGTGCACGGAGATGAAGTCGGCACGGGCCAGCAGCTCGTCCAGTGTCAGCAGCTCGATCCCCAGCTGGGCGGCGCGCGCCGCGGAGACGTAGGGGTCGTAGGCGACGACGTGGGTGCCGAAGGCGGCCAGTCGCGCCGCGACCAGCTGGCCGATGCGGCCGAGGCCGACGACGCCGACGGTCTTGCCGTAGATCTCCGTACCGGAGAACTTCGAGCGCTTCCAGGTGTGCTCGCGCAGCGTGGCATCGGCGGCGGGAATCTGACGTGCCGCCGACAGCAGCAGAGCCAGCGCGTGCTCGGCGGCGCTGTGGATGTTGGAGGTCGGCGCGTTGACCACCAACACACCCCGCGCGGTCGCGGCGTCGACGTCGACGTTGTCCAGGCCGACGCCGGCGCGGGCGACGATCTTCAGCTTGGGCGCCGCAGCCAGCACCTCGGCATCCACGGTGGTGGCCGAACGCACCAGCAGGGCGTCCGCGTCCACCACTGCCTCCAGCAGCTTCGGGCGGTCAGGACCGTCCACCCACCGCACCTCCACCTGGTCGCCGAGCGCGGCGACGGTGGACTCGGCGAGTTTGTCGGCAATCAGTACAACAGGCAAGCTCACGGCAGACAGCGTAGTGGGCTCTAATAATCCAGTGGACGTCACCATCGTCGGAAGCGGCCCCAACGGTTTGGCGGCTGCCGTGGTGTTTGCCCGCGCCGGCCTGTCCGTGCAGGTCCTCGAGGCGCAGACCACCCTGGGCGGCGGTGCCAGAACACTGCCGGACCCGGAGTTTCACGGCATCAGCCACGACATCTGCTCGGCAATTCACCCGCTGGCACTGGCATCCCCGTTCCTGGCCGACTTCGACCTGACCGCTCGTGGTGTGGCGTTGGCGGTGCCCGAGATCTCCTATGGCAATCCCCTGCCGGGCCGGCCGGCCGCGATCGGCTACCGCGACATCGAGCGCACCGCCGCCGAGCTCTCCGACGGCGCGTCCTGGCGGCGGCTGCTCGGCCCCCTGGCCCAGCGCTCCCCCGGCGTGGTGGGCCTGCTGCTCGGCGACAAGCGTTCGGTGCCGCCGGATCTGGTGGCCGCGGTGCACGTCGCCCGCCGCATCCTCGAGCAGGGCACCCCGGCCTGGGGGCTGCTGCGTGGGGACGACGCCCGCGCGTTGTTCAGCGGCGTTGCCGCACATGTGATCTCACCGATGCCGTCCCTGGTGTGTGGCGGGGCCGGGCTGATGCTGGCCACGTTGGCCCACTCGGAGGGCTGGCCGGTGCCCGTGGGTGGCAGTCAGGCCATCGCGGACGCCCTGATCGCCGACCTGGTGGCCCACGGCGGTGTGATCACCGCGGGCGAACCGGTGACCGCTGCGCCGCGCGGGGTGGTGGTCTACGACACCTCCCCCACCGCACTGCTGGACATCTATGGTGACCGGATCCCGCAGCGCTACGCCAAGACACTGCGCAACTACCGCTTCGGCCCGGGTGTGGCCAAGGTCGACTTCGTGCTGTCCGGGGAGATTCCGTGGACCGACCCGCGCCTGGCCGACGCCCCGACCCTGCATCTGGGCGGCACGCGGGAGAACATGGCGCACGCGGAAAAGGAGATCGCCGCGGGTCGCCACCCCGAGTGGCCGATGGTGCTCGCCGCACTTCCCCACCTGGCCGACAGCGGCCGCGTCGACGCCGCCGGTCGTCGCCCACTGTGGACCTACGCGCACGTGCCCTTCTGCTCGCCGAGAGACCAAACTGAAACCGTCACAAGTATTTTCGAGAGGTTCGCCCCCGGGTTCCGTGACCTGGTGGTGGCAGTGCGCAGCACCCCGGCCAGCCGCCTGTCCGAGCACAACGCCAACCTCGTCGGCGGCGACATCGGCGTGGGCGGCAACAACATGTTCAGCGCGATCACCGGCCCGGCCCTGCGGCTGAACCCGTGGTCGACGCCGATCTCCGGGGTGTACCTGTGTTCGTCGGCCACCCCGCCCGGAGGCGGCGTGCACGGAATGGCCGGCCTGTACGCCGCCCGAACTGTGCTGAAGAAAGAGTTCGGCATCAAGACCGTCCCGCGCCTGGCACCCTGACGGTTGAGCGGCTGGCCCGATCGCTTCATTGGCCGCCGCACCTGAGCAGTTCTATTCTGGGCCGGAGCGCTAGGGGCCGCCATGACCGATGATCACACCGTTGTCGG
Coding sequences within:
- a CDS encoding HU family DNA-binding protein, encoding MNKAELIDVLTEKLGSDRRQATAAVEHVVDTIVRAVHKGDSVTITGFGVFEQRKRAARVARNPRTGETVKVKPTSVPAFRPGAQFKAVVSGAQRLPADGPAVKRGVVAAPAKRGAAKKAATKAPAKKVATKAPAKKVAATKAAPAKKAPATKAAPAKKVAATKAAPAKKTVAKKAPATKAAPAKKTVAKKAPATKAPAKKAPATKAAPAKKAVAAKKAPATKAPAKKAPAKKAPVKRGRK
- the leuD gene encoding 3-isopropylmalate dehydratase small subunit; this encodes MDAFQTHTGIGVPLRRSNVDTDQIIPAVYLKRVTRTGFEDGLFAAWRNDPSFILNLSPFDKGSVLVAGPDFGTGSSREHAVWALMDYGFRVVISPRFADIFRGNAGKAGLLAAEVTQDDVELLWKLIEQNPGMEITVNLQDRNITAADVVVPFNIDDYTAWRLLEGLDDIGLTLRKLDSIEKFEASRPEWKPRTLPAF
- the leuC gene encoding 3-isopropylmalate dehydratase large subunit; this encodes MANEQKKPRTMAEKVWADHVVASVDGEPDLIYIDLHLVHEVTSPQAFDGLRLAGRPVRRPDLTIATEDHNVPTIDIDKPIADPVSRTQVETLRRNCEEFGIRLHPMGDAEQGIVHIIGPQLGLTQPGMTVVCGDSHTSTHGAFGSLAMGIGTSEVEHVLATQTLPLKPFKTMAVNVDGQLPAGVTAKDIILAVIAKIGTGGGQGHVIEYRGSAIKALSMEGRMTVCNMSIEAGARAGMVAPDEVTYEFLKGRPHAPTGADWDHAVAAWDQLRTDDGAEFDTEVYLDASTLSPFVTWGTNPGQGVALSESVPDPEMMTSDADKQAAEKALAYMDLRAGMPMRDIAVDTVFVGSCTNGRIEDLRAAAEVMRGRKVADGVRMLVVPGSMRVRAQAESEGLSEVFLSAGAEWRQAGCSMCLGMNPDTLQPGERCASTSNRNFEGRQGKGGRTHLVSPVVAAATAIRGTLSSPADLDI
- a CDS encoding IclR family transcriptional regulator, producing the protein MRQDSGIGVLDKAVGVLHAVAESPCGLADLCERTGLPRATAHRLASGLETHRLLARDADGRWLLGPAISELSAHVNDPLLSAGAAVLPRLREITGESVQLYRRDGTNRICVAALEPPAGLRDTVPVGTRLPMTAGSGAKVLLAYADPATQQAVLPSAMFTDRTLAEVRKRGWAQSAAEREAGVASVSAPVRDARGAVIAAVSVSGPIDRMGRRPGARWAADLLAASEALTRRL
- a CDS encoding pyridoxamine 5'-phosphate oxidase family protein, with amino-acid sequence MGTNQRSQITMSPDEITEFVVTSRTGTLGTIGADGQPHLVAMWYGVLDGEIWLETKVKSQKSVNLLRDARFTFLIEDGDTYDSLRGVSFEGRAEIIDDPETCFRVGVSVWERYTGPYSEDMRAGVEMMMNKRVAVRLVSTRTRSWDHRKLGLPQMPLSGSTAPGGQ
- the gltX gene encoding glutamate--tRNA ligase, with amino-acid sequence MTKVRVRFCPSPTGTPHVGLVRTALFNWAYARHTGGDFVFRIEDTDAARDSAESYAAILDALRWLGLDWDEGPEIGGPHAPYRQSQRGEIYRDVVARLVEAGEVYEAFSTPEEVEARHLAAGRNPKLGYDNYDRDLTDAQRAEFRAAGRSPVLRLRMPDEDLSWDDLVRGPTTFAAGSVPDFAITRGSGDPLYTLVNPVDDALMKITHVLRGEDILPSTPRQIALYQALIRIGVADRVPEFAHLPSVLGDGNKKLSKRDPQSNLFLHRDRGFIPEGLLNYLALLGWGIADDHDVFSLDEMVAAFDVRNVNSNPARFDQKKADAINAEHIRKLSAEDFAARLGDFFAAHGHDTGLDAAGFAEAAALVQTRIVVLSDAWGLLKFLDDGSYALDPKAAAKELGVGAAPVLDAAVGALDAVTDWTTENIETALKSSLIDGLELKPRKAFGPIRVAATGSSVSPPLFESLQLLGRDRSLARLRDAPRGEAG
- a CDS encoding fumarylacetoacetate hydrolase family protein; its protein translation is MRLGRIASPDGVAFVSIEGDVGDGSSPGDAVVREIAEHPFGTPTFTGRSWPLADVRLLAPILASKVVAMGKNYAAHAEEMGGEAPEDPVIFLKPNTSIVGPNAPIMLPADAFPVHHEGELAIVIGRPCKDVPAARAAENILGYTIANDVSARDQQQQDGQWTRAKSHDTFCPVGPWIVTDLDPSDLQLETSVVRSGVSEVRQRSRTSLMLHDVGAIVEWVSAVMTLLPGDLILTGTPEGVGPIENGDTVNITVQGIGTLSNPVVRKGK